The Deinococcus koreensis genome window below encodes:
- a CDS encoding ABC transporter substrate-binding protein has translation MNRTLIPLSLLLLAPLAGAQTTTLTIESWRNDDLKVWRDSIIPAFEKQNPDIRVVFSPSAPAEYNAVLDAKLKAGTAGDLITCRPFDKSLELFNAKRLSSLNGLAGLNNFDAVAKAAWSTDDGKTTFCIPMASVIHGFLYNKAAFKELGLSEPTTEAQFLAAMTKIKASGKYEPLVMGTKDQWESATMGYQNIGPTLWNGETGRKGLISGSAQYNKGGFLQAFQALERWKPFLPRGYQALAYPDAQNLFAQGRGAVYPAGSWDIGTFRQMNPKLELGAFAPYSISGKKCVIDDHPDIGLGINAASKNQAAARTFLTWVASDAFATLYANALPGFFPLANVKYTVTDPVAQEFLQWRAQCGKSFRSSYQILSRNANPNNENDLWNVSSQLLNGAMTPQAAGDLVQKNLASWYAPQKGK, from the coding sequence ATGAACCGGACGCTGATTCCGCTCTCGTTGCTGCTGCTCGCCCCTCTGGCCGGTGCCCAGACGACCACCCTGACCATCGAGAGCTGGCGCAACGACGACCTCAAGGTCTGGCGCGACTCGATCATCCCGGCCTTCGAGAAACAGAACCCGGACATCCGGGTGGTCTTCTCGCCCAGCGCCCCGGCCGAGTATAACGCCGTGCTGGACGCCAAGCTCAAGGCGGGCACGGCCGGCGACCTGATCACCTGCCGGCCCTTCGACAAGAGCCTGGAGCTGTTCAACGCCAAGCGCCTGAGCAGCCTGAACGGGCTCGCGGGCCTGAACAACTTCGACGCGGTGGCGAAGGCCGCCTGGTCGACCGACGACGGCAAGACGACCTTCTGTATCCCCATGGCCTCGGTGATCCACGGCTTCCTGTACAACAAGGCGGCCTTCAAGGAACTGGGCCTGAGCGAGCCCACCACCGAGGCGCAGTTCCTGGCGGCCATGACCAAGATCAAGGCGAGCGGCAAGTACGAGCCGCTGGTCATGGGCACCAAGGATCAGTGGGAGTCCGCGACCATGGGCTACCAGAACATCGGCCCGACGCTGTGGAACGGGGAGACCGGCCGCAAGGGCCTCATCTCCGGCAGCGCCCAGTACAACAAGGGCGGCTTCCTGCAGGCCTTCCAGGCGCTGGAACGCTGGAAGCCCTTCCTGCCGCGCGGCTATCAGGCGCTGGCGTACCCCGACGCGCAGAACCTCTTCGCGCAGGGGCGCGGCGCCGTCTACCCGGCCGGCAGCTGGGACATCGGCACCTTCCGCCAGATGAACCCCAAGCTGGAGCTGGGGGCCTTCGCGCCCTACTCGATCTCCGGCAAGAAGTGCGTCATCGACGACCATCCCGACATCGGCCTGGGCATCAACGCCGCCAGCAAGAACCAGGCGGCGGCCCGCACCTTCCTGACCTGGGTCGCCTCGGACGCCTTCGCCACGCTGTACGCCAACGCGCTGCCGGGCTTCTTTCCGCTGGCGAACGTGAAGTACACGGTGACCGACCCCGTGGCGCAGGAGTTCCTGCAGTGGAGAGCGCAGTGCGGCAAGAGCTTCCGCTCCTCGTACCAGATCCTCTCGCGCAACGCCAACCCGAACAACGAGAACGACCTGTGGAACGTCTCGTCGCAGCTCCTGAACGGCGCCATGACCCCGCAGGCGGCCGGCGACCTGGTGCAGAAGAACCTGGCGAGCTGGTACGCGCCGCAGAAAGGCAAGTAG
- a CDS encoding carbohydrate ABC transporter permease: MSAAGLRRRRPRPLAVLGDLLFYGGLTLVALVMALPFYWMLVTSLKPDADIFRDPVQWWPQRVTLEHYARAFTTVPFGRYFLNSFSMATLGVAANLLLGSLAGYAFARLRFPGREWLFRVKLASLLVPGIITLIPSFLILRGFPLAGGNDLFGRGGFGLLNTYWAVVLPGASGAFAVFFMRQFFRTLPDDLMDAGRVDGASEWRIFWSLYLPLCRPALATLGIFTFQAGWNLFLWPLIVFNDPNMATVQMGLQAFSFNHTTDYGPLMAASVVVSLPVLAVFVFAQRYFTSSIAFTGSK; encoded by the coding sequence ATGAGCGCAGCGGGCCTGAGACGGCGCCGCCCCCGCCCGCTGGCCGTGCTGGGCGACCTGCTCTTCTACGGCGGCCTGACGCTGGTGGCGCTCGTGATGGCGCTGCCCTTCTACTGGATGCTGGTCACCTCGCTCAAGCCCGACGCCGACATCTTCCGCGACCCCGTACAGTGGTGGCCGCAGCGCGTCACGCTGGAGCACTACGCGCGGGCCTTCACCACCGTGCCCTTCGGCCGCTATTTCCTGAACTCCTTCTCGATGGCCACGCTCGGGGTGGCGGCCAACCTGCTGCTGGGGTCGCTGGCGGGCTACGCCTTCGCGCGCCTGAGGTTTCCGGGGCGCGAGTGGCTCTTCCGCGTGAAGCTCGCCTCGCTGCTGGTGCCGGGCATCATCACCCTGATCCCCAGCTTCCTGATCCTGCGGGGCTTTCCGCTCGCGGGCGGCAACGACCTGTTCGGGCGCGGCGGCTTCGGGCTGCTGAACACCTACTGGGCGGTGGTGCTGCCCGGCGCCTCGGGGGCCTTCGCGGTGTTCTTCATGCGCCAGTTCTTCCGCACCCTGCCGGACGACCTGATGGACGCCGGGCGGGTGGACGGCGCCTCGGAGTGGCGGATCTTCTGGAGCCTGTACCTGCCGCTGTGCCGCCCGGCCCTGGCGACCCTGGGCATCTTCACCTTCCAGGCCGGCTGGAACCTGTTCCTGTGGCCGCTGATCGTCTTCAACGACCCCAACATGGCGACCGTGCAGATGGGCCTGCAGGCCTTCAGCTTCAACCACACCACCGACTACGGCCCCCTCATGGCCGCCTCGGTGGTGGTCTCGCTGCCGGTGCTGGCGGTCTTCGTGTTCGCCCAGCGCTACTTCACCTCGTCCATCGCCTTCACCGGCAGCAAATAG
- a CDS encoding glycoside hydrolase family 76 protein yields the protein MSWRVQAAQAQAALDRTFWDEAAGLYRTHEGRPAGDPLHYWWQAHALDALLDAHARGGDTHLRRARTLVAGVRRAQGGTLHNEFYDDMLWMALALERLHAATGEGVWLDGCRALWTDIRQGWNPAQGGGVAWRRTQPEYKNTPANAPAALLGARLFRRHGDPADLAFARRVWDWLLDTLVDPHSGVVWDGVNRRGDGATDLDWAYTYNEGTVIGAGTELWRATGETPFLEQARRTARAAAGRYGPVFPAEGPGDGGLFKGILARYLSLLARHDPALAPEVRALLEAGAGAALRHLSPGGLSGPDWGAAPAGALELGAALSGVTLLGSLAALEAGSPAGTLRPGAPAEHTGS from the coding sequence GTGAGCTGGCGGGTTCAGGCGGCTCAGGCCCAGGCGGCCCTCGACCGGACGTTCTGGGACGAGGCCGCCGGTCTGTACCGCACGCACGAGGGGCGGCCCGCCGGCGATCCCCTGCACTACTGGTGGCAGGCGCACGCGCTGGACGCCCTGCTCGACGCCCACGCGCGGGGCGGCGACACCCACCTGCGGCGGGCCCGCACCCTGGTGGCCGGCGTCCGGCGTGCCCAGGGCGGCACGCTGCACAACGAGTTCTACGACGACATGCTGTGGATGGCGCTGGCCCTGGAGCGCCTGCACGCGGCCACCGGCGAGGGGGTCTGGCTGGACGGGTGCCGGGCGCTGTGGACCGACATCCGCCAGGGCTGGAACCCCGCCCAGGGCGGCGGCGTGGCCTGGCGGCGGACGCAGCCGGAGTACAAGAACACGCCCGCCAACGCGCCGGCCGCGCTGCTCGGGGCGCGGCTCTTCCGCCGGCACGGCGACCCGGCGGATCTGGCCTTCGCCCGCCGGGTCTGGGACTGGCTGCTGGACACGCTGGTCGACCCCCACAGCGGCGTGGTCTGGGACGGCGTGAACCGCCGGGGCGACGGCGCCACGGACCTCGACTGGGCCTACACCTACAACGAGGGCACGGTGATCGGGGCGGGAACCGAGCTGTGGCGGGCGACCGGCGAGACTCCCTTTCTGGAGCAGGCCCGCCGCACCGCCCGCGCCGCCGCCGGGCGCTACGGGCCGGTCTTCCCCGCCGAGGGCCCGGGCGACGGCGGCCTGTTCAAGGGCATCCTGGCGCGGTACCTGAGCCTGCTCGCCCGCCACGACCCGGCCCTGGCCCCGGAGGTGCGGGCGCTACTGGAGGCGGGCGCCGGGGCGGCCCTGCGCCACCTCTCCCCCGGCGGCCTGTCGGGCCCCGACTGGGGGGCAGCGCCGGCGGGTGCGCTGGAACTCGGCGCGGCGCTCAGCGGGGTGACGCTGCTGGGCAGCCTGGCCGCCCTGGAGGCCGGCTCCCCGGCCGGGACGCTGCGCCCCGGTGCCCCGGCGGAGCACACTGGCTCATGA
- a CDS encoding carbohydrate ABC transporter permease: MTVQHTPQHTPLGSPLARAPRRRSRLLRAEGRAAALFITPTMLLFLVFTVLPVFAAFVLSFSRYDILTPIRWVGLANYERLLSDALFWRGVRNVGVYALLYLPSMVLCALGLALALRRPKPGMVVFRTLFYLPSVTSSVAGATVWSWMLQRDYGVVNQLLAAVGLRGPAWLANSDTALYAIVFVTLWQGLGGNIIIYLAGLSGIPRELYEAAALDGASPWQQFRYLTVPLLATTTFFVTFMSLIGAFQLFDQAYVMTQGGPGYATTTAVYQIYQNGFTQLQMGYASAQAFVLALAILVVSVANLRLNRDSGLS, encoded by the coding sequence ATGACCGTCCAGCACACACCGCAGCACACGCCGCTGGGTTCGCCGCTCGCCCGCGCGCCCCGGCGCCGCTCCCGGCTGCTGCGGGCCGAGGGCCGGGCCGCCGCGCTGTTCATCACGCCGACCATGCTGCTGTTCCTGGTGTTTACCGTGCTGCCGGTGTTCGCCGCCTTCGTGCTGAGCTTCTCGCGCTACGACATCCTGACGCCGATCCGCTGGGTGGGGCTGGCGAACTACGAGCGGCTGCTGAGCGACGCGCTGTTCTGGCGGGGCGTGCGCAACGTGGGGGTCTACGCGCTGCTGTACCTGCCCAGCATGGTGCTGTGCGCGCTGGGGCTGGCGCTGGCGCTGCGGCGTCCCAAGCCCGGCATGGTGGTGTTCCGCACGCTCTTCTACCTGCCGTCGGTGACCTCCAGCGTGGCCGGCGCGACCGTCTGGTCGTGGATGCTGCAGCGCGACTACGGGGTGGTCAACCAGCTGCTCGCGGCGGTGGGCCTCCGCGGCCCGGCCTGGCTGGCGAACTCCGACACCGCCCTGTACGCCATCGTCTTCGTGACCCTCTGGCAGGGGCTGGGCGGCAACATCATCATCTACCTCGCGGGGCTCTCGGGCATCCCGCGCGAGCTGTACGAGGCCGCCGCGCTCGACGGCGCCTCGCCCTGGCAGCAGTTCCGCTACCTGACCGTGCCGCTGCTGGCCACCACGACCTTCTTCGTGACCTTCATGTCCCTGATCGGCGCCTTCCAGCTGTTCGACCAGGCCTACGTCATGACCCAGGGGGGGCCGGGCTACGCGACCACCACCGCCGTGTACCAGATCTACCAGAACGGCTTCACGCAGCTGCAGATGGGCTACGCCAGCGCGCAGGCCTTCGTGCTGGCGCTGGCGATCCTGGTGGTCAGCGTGGCGAACCTGCGCCTGAACCGCGACTCGGGGCTCTCATGA
- a CDS encoding glycoside hydrolase family 125 protein translates to MHSVHALIREVEQAFAQQPEVALTFARCLPNSLETALQPGPGGTFVITGDIPAMWLRDAAAQVWPYLPLCAGDPPLRELLAGVIRQQARQLLTDPYANAFNAAPSGAGHAGDQPPRHPLVWERKFELDSLCYPIRLAHGYWRHTGDLEPLRGDFLSALRVILEVMHTEQRHDERSAYRFWRPGEVPATDNLPAGGRGHPTAPCGLIWSAFRPSDDACELNYHVPGNMMAAVELAHAAELAGRLDDPELAAVCRALGHEIRAAIEEHAVVSHPDFGRLYAYETDGRGHHVLMDDANVPSLLSAPYLGYLSADDPTYRATRRFVLSPANPYFARGAFAQGVGSPHTPAGHVWPIGLAMAGLTATDAAERRAALDMLVSTTAGTRLMHESFHPDDPATFTREWFGWANGLFAELVLAVLAPEPRAVPGS, encoded by the coding sequence ATGCACAGCGTCCACGCCCTGATCCGCGAGGTCGAGCAGGCCTTCGCCCAGCAGCCCGAGGTCGCCCTCACCTTCGCCCGCTGCCTGCCCAACAGCCTGGAGACCGCCCTGCAGCCGGGGCCCGGCGGCACCTTCGTGATCACCGGAGATATCCCCGCCATGTGGCTGCGCGACGCCGCCGCGCAGGTCTGGCCCTACCTGCCGCTGTGCGCCGGCGACCCGCCGCTGCGCGAGCTGCTGGCCGGCGTGATCCGGCAGCAGGCGCGGCAGCTGCTCACCGATCCCTACGCCAACGCCTTCAACGCCGCCCCCAGCGGGGCGGGCCACGCCGGCGACCAGCCGCCGCGCCACCCGCTGGTGTGGGAGCGCAAGTTCGAACTCGACTCGCTGTGCTACCCCATCCGGCTCGCGCACGGCTACTGGCGGCACACGGGCGACCTGGAGCCGCTGCGCGGCGACTTCCTGAGCGCCCTGCGGGTGATCCTGGAGGTGATGCACACCGAGCAGCGCCACGACGAACGCAGCGCCTACCGCTTCTGGCGCCCCGGCGAGGTGCCGGCGACCGACAACCTGCCCGCCGGGGGCCGGGGCCACCCGACCGCGCCCTGCGGCCTGATCTGGAGCGCCTTCCGGCCCAGCGACGACGCCTGCGAACTCAACTACCACGTGCCCGGCAACATGATGGCCGCTGTGGAACTCGCGCACGCGGCGGAGCTGGCCGGGCGGCTGGACGACCCGGAACTGGCCGCCGTGTGCCGCGCCCTGGGCCACGAGATCCGCGCGGCGATCGAGGAGCACGCGGTGGTCTCGCACCCGGACTTCGGCCGCCTGTACGCCTACGAGACCGACGGGCGGGGCCACCACGTCCTGATGGACGACGCCAACGTGCCCAGCCTGCTCTCCGCGCCGTACCTGGGCTACCTGAGCGCGGACGACCCCACCTACCGGGCCACCCGGCGCTTCGTCCTGAGCCCCGCCAATCCCTACTTCGCGCGCGGGGCCTTCGCCCAGGGGGTCGGTAGCCCCCACACGCCGGCCGGGCACGTCTGGCCGATCGGCCTCGCCATGGCCGGCCTGACCGCCACCGACGCCGCCGAGCGCCGCGCTGCGCTGGACATGCTGGTCTCGACCACCGCCGGCACCCGCCTGATGCACGAGAGTTTCCACCCCGACGACCCCGCGACCTTCACGCGCGAGTGGTTCGGCTGGGCCAACGGCCTCTTCGCCGAACTCGTGCTGGCGGTGCTGGCGCCAGAGCCCCGGGCCGTGCCCGGAAGCTGA
- a CDS encoding ABC transporter substrate-binding protein → MKRSLAPSSPFPQALLSRALPRCAALSAALALCGASLSWAGAQTSITLWGDWTGDGEKQINTMVNAFNASQSQVRVRYVPQQDIITKFLTAATTGQVPDVIVWDRFRTALYAPKNVLAPINTYLTRDKIRLADFYPEAVKELSSGQNIYGLPLTVDARAIFYNKKLFREAGLQPPRTWAQLEQAAIKLSQRDASGKLTRTGFLMNDAGLFNMYLQQAGGSMLTADGTKTAFNSEAGLRVLDFWNRMINQNKVYELGFGQGEANAQDPFVTGKAAMIYTGPWSIDGYRKYGKDLEFGIIPPPAGPTGARGSVMGGFGLAIPQASKQKDAAWTFIKWWLNDPKNALLWAKTSNNIPGNLRAVNDPYFQNDPFWKPMTETLKFARIRPTVAGYPPMEGNAVVPNLQLFLEGKQDARTTLQKAQEAGDRILRENAAP, encoded by the coding sequence ATGAAGCGTTCCCTTGCTCCTTCGTCACCGTTTCCCCAGGCGCTGCTTTCCCGGGCACTGCCCCGCTGCGCCGCGCTCAGCGCTGCCCTCGCCCTGTGCGGGGCCAGCCTGTCGTGGGCCGGCGCCCAGACGTCCATCACGCTCTGGGGCGACTGGACGGGCGACGGCGAGAAGCAGATCAACACCATGGTGAACGCCTTCAACGCCTCGCAGTCGCAGGTGCGGGTACGCTACGTGCCGCAGCAGGACATCATCACCAAGTTCCTGACCGCCGCCACCACCGGACAGGTGCCCGACGTGATCGTGTGGGACCGCTTCCGCACCGCCCTGTACGCGCCGAAGAACGTGCTGGCGCCCATCAACACCTACCTGACCCGCGACAAGATCCGGCTGGCCGACTTCTATCCGGAAGCCGTCAAGGAGCTGTCCTCGGGCCAGAACATCTACGGCCTGCCCCTGACGGTGGACGCCCGCGCGATCTTCTACAACAAGAAGCTCTTCCGGGAAGCCGGGCTGCAGCCGCCGCGCACCTGGGCGCAGCTGGAGCAGGCGGCCATCAAGCTCAGCCAGCGCGACGCCAGTGGCAAGCTGACCCGCACGGGTTTCCTGATGAACGACGCGGGGCTCTTCAACATGTACCTGCAGCAGGCGGGCGGCAGCATGCTCACCGCCGACGGCACCAAGACCGCCTTCAACTCGGAAGCGGGGCTGCGCGTGCTGGACTTCTGGAACCGCATGATCAACCAGAACAAGGTCTATGAGCTGGGCTTCGGCCAGGGCGAGGCGAACGCGCAGGATCCCTTCGTGACCGGCAAGGCCGCCATGATCTACACCGGCCCCTGGAGCATCGACGGCTACCGCAAATACGGCAAGGATCTGGAGTTCGGGATCATCCCGCCGCCCGCCGGCCCGACCGGGGCGCGCGGCAGCGTGATGGGCGGGTTCGGGCTGGCGATCCCGCAGGCCTCGAAGCAAAAAGACGCCGCCTGGACGTTCATCAAGTGGTGGCTGAACGACCCGAAGAACGCCCTGCTGTGGGCCAAGACCAGCAACAACATCCCCGGCAACCTGCGCGCCGTGAACGACCCCTACTTCCAGAACGACCCCTTCTGGAAGCCCATGACCGAGACCCTGAAATTCGCGCGCATCCGCCCCACCGTGGCGGGCTACCCGCCCATGGAGGGCAACGCCGTGGTGCCCAACCTGCAGCTCTTCCTGGAGGGCAAGCAGGACGCCCGCACCACCCTGCAAAAGGCCCAGGAGGCCGGCGACCGCATCCTGCGCGAGAACGCGGCCCCCTGA
- a CDS encoding glycoside hydrolase family 76 protein, translating into MRAALQLAVTGALLVTATGAAPAQTPATPTPVQPADMWRDFSRAYWRAEAGAFCTFSDCRVREQRSSGPEGGRYSDFWWAAQLYSLTLDAAEGLVGTGATPPAGPSAAQVQAGFLRNYDPAGNDYNDDLGWLAQAELRAHEQSGDPAALERARALADRIWQGWDSAYGGGVWWRRSVKDQKNVATNAPLVATHLGLYRATGEAEYLQRARLGWVWLRSRLIDGPRVYDHVSGEGSGAVTRWDFTYNFGAVMDAGLAMAQTGGDPAALQVARDAADWALRNLTQNGVLLDEGAGDGGGFKGVFVRALRELAAQSGGEAYARALARQAQAAWNARRADGLTGTAWDTPPGQGAGPDPLEPGALESLSAGSAVAAVLAAGPQPAGVPWADGRYEAENARRLGVESSDRAPGHSGRGYVNDFHTLGQGVAFTVNAPRAGRYRARVRYSAGGGWASRRLDVNGSKALLKLPATPDWQTWASVSVPLTLPAGASTVQVLFGPQDAGWLNLDAVVLEPL; encoded by the coding sequence ATGCGCGCGGCCCTGCAGCTGGCGGTGACCGGCGCGCTGCTGGTCACGGCGACCGGGGCGGCGCCGGCCCAGACCCCGGCAACCCCGACCCCGGTTCAGCCGGCCGACATGTGGCGGGACTTCAGCCGGGCCTACTGGCGGGCCGAGGCGGGGGCCTTCTGCACCTTCAGCGACTGCCGGGTGCGCGAGCAGCGCAGCTCCGGGCCCGAGGGCGGCCGCTACAGCGACTTCTGGTGGGCGGCGCAGCTCTACAGCCTGACGCTGGACGCGGCCGAGGGGCTGGTCGGTACCGGGGCCACCCCTCCGGCCGGCCCCAGCGCCGCGCAGGTGCAGGCGGGGTTCCTGCGGAACTACGACCCGGCGGGCAACGACTACAACGACGACCTGGGCTGGCTGGCCCAGGCCGAGCTGCGGGCCCACGAGCAGAGCGGCGACCCGGCCGCCCTGGAGCGGGCCCGCGCGCTGGCCGACCGCATCTGGCAGGGCTGGGACTCGGCCTACGGGGGCGGCGTGTGGTGGCGCCGCTCCGTGAAGGATCAGAAGAACGTGGCGACCAACGCCCCGCTGGTCGCCACCCACCTGGGCCTCTACCGCGCGACCGGCGAGGCCGAGTACCTGCAGCGCGCCCGCCTGGGCTGGGTCTGGCTGCGCTCGCGGCTGATCGACGGCCCGCGCGTGTACGACCACGTGAGCGGCGAGGGCAGCGGCGCCGTGACCCGCTGGGACTTCACCTACAACTTCGGCGCCGTGATGGACGCCGGGCTGGCGATGGCGCAGACCGGCGGCGACCCGGCCGCCCTGCAGGTCGCCCGGGACGCCGCCGACTGGGCGCTGCGCAACCTGACCCAGAACGGCGTGCTGCTCGACGAGGGTGCCGGCGACGGCGGCGGCTTCAAGGGGGTCTTCGTGCGGGCGCTGCGGGAGCTGGCAGCTCAGAGCGGTGGCGAGGCCTACGCCCGGGCGCTGGCGCGGCAGGCCCAGGCCGCCTGGAACGCCCGCCGCGCCGACGGCCTGACCGGCACCGCCTGGGACACGCCCCCCGGCCAGGGGGCGGGCCCAGATCCGCTGGAACCGGGCGCTCTGGAGAGCCTGAGCGCCGGCTCGGCGGTGGCGGCGGTGCTGGCGGCCGGCCCGCAGCCCGCCGGGGTGCCCTGGGCCGACGGCCGCTACGAGGCCGAGAACGCCCGCCGCCTGGGCGTGGAGAGCAGCGACCGGGCGCCGGGCCACTCCGGGCGCGGCTACGTGAACGACTTCCACACGCTCGGGCAGGGGGTGGCCTTCACGGTGAACGCGCCCAGGGCCGGGCGGTACCGGGCGCGGGTGCGCTACTCGGCGGGCGGGGGCTGGGCCTCGCGGCGCCTGGACGTCAACGGAAGCAAGGCGCTGCTCAAGCTGCCCGCCACCCCCGACTGGCAGACCTGGGCCAGCGTGAGCGTGCCCCTGACCCTGCCGGCCGGGGCCTCCACCGTGCAGGTGCTCTTCGGCCCGCAGGACGCCGGCTGGCTCAACCTCGACGCCGTGGTGCTGGAGCCGCTGTGA
- a CDS encoding carbohydrate ABC transporter permease — protein MLQPPRRARRPFPWHIVVFLAPAVLIYTAVMIYPILASLWLSLQTQVEGGAERFAGLANYRRLLGSELYAQPLWNAVRNNLVFFAIHMLVQNPVGLLLAVLLSFRLRGAALYRTLLFTPTVLSVVIIGFAWKLILNPAWGVQRGLLEPLGLQALDQPWLGLPGSALPTLSLISVWQNIGIPMLLFLAALVRIPDELYEAARLDGAGGWRIFRSIQLPLILPTVGIVSVLTFVGNFNAFDLIYSVQGALAGPNFASDILGTLFYRTFFGYQLQSGDEYMGAAVAGVMLGIILTGLLLYLAAVQRRLTEVEL, from the coding sequence ATGCTCCAGCCCCCGCGCCGCGCCCGCCGGCCCTTTCCGTGGCACATCGTGGTGTTCCTGGCCCCGGCCGTGCTGATCTACACGGCGGTGATGATCTACCCGATCCTGGCGTCGCTGTGGCTCTCGCTGCAGACCCAGGTCGAGGGGGGCGCCGAGCGCTTCGCCGGGCTCGCCAACTACCGGCGGCTGCTGGGCAGCGAGCTGTACGCCCAGCCGCTGTGGAACGCGGTGCGGAACAACCTGGTGTTCTTCGCCATCCACATGCTGGTACAGAACCCGGTGGGGCTGCTGCTGGCGGTGCTGCTCAGTTTCCGGCTGCGCGGCGCGGCCCTGTACCGCACGCTGCTGTTCACGCCCACGGTGCTCTCGGTGGTGATCATCGGCTTCGCCTGGAAGCTGATCCTGAACCCCGCCTGGGGCGTGCAGCGCGGCCTGCTCGAACCGCTGGGCCTGCAGGCCCTCGACCAGCCGTGGCTGGGGCTGCCGGGCAGCGCGCTGCCCACGCTGTCCTTGATCTCGGTGTGGCAGAACATCGGCATTCCCATGCTGCTGTTCCTGGCGGCCCTGGTGCGGATTCCCGACGAGCTGTACGAGGCCGCCCGGCTCGACGGCGCCGGCGGCTGGCGGATCTTCCGCTCGATCCAGTTGCCGCTGATCCTGCCCACGGTGGGCATCGTGAGCGTGCTGACCTTCGTGGGCAACTTCAACGCCTTCGACCTGATCTATTCGGTGCAGGGCGCGCTGGCCGGGCCGAACTTCGCCTCGGACATCCTGGGCACGCTGTTCTACCGCACCTTCTTCGGGTATCAGCTGCAGTCCGGCGACGAGTACATGGGCGCGGCGGTGGCCGGCGTGATGCTGGGCATCATCCTGACCGGGCTGCTGCTGTACCTGGCCGCCGTGCAGCGCCGCCTGACGGAGGTGGAGCTGTGA
- a CDS encoding substrate-binding domain-containing protein produces MTGLRYAHVMAQLLEEVRAGQLRAGSRVPGEVELARRFSVSRVTTRRALDLLAQAGIVERARGRGTFVRSALPDLERARAELGLPASSGGVTLATIGLLLPDFADAYGLELVRGVEEECTARGHHLLLRRSYGERQAEEAGVAALRRAGAGALIVFPVHGEHYNPALLQAVLDGYPLVLVDRYLRGIPAPSVVTDNVAAAQELTAHLLSLGHRDVAFVSPPIEHTTSLEDRFAGYGAALAAAGLGLRQELVLHALQSTLPLHLEPGNVQDDVLRLREFIARAPGVTAFVVAEYNLALTVTHVLRGLGLQVPQDVSVSCFDAAGSPLGGPDFTHIRQGENAIGRRAVALALARLDGQPTPQREYVPYALVPGASTAPPPAARPPAPSAPTPGGSPP; encoded by the coding sequence ATGACCGGCCTGCGCTACGCCCACGTGATGGCCCAGCTTCTGGAGGAAGTCCGCGCCGGACAGCTGCGGGCCGGCAGCCGGGTGCCCGGCGAGGTCGAGCTGGCCCGCCGCTTCTCGGTCAGCCGGGTCACGACCCGCCGGGCGCTCGACCTGCTGGCGCAGGCGGGCATCGTGGAGCGGGCGCGGGGGCGCGGCACCTTCGTGCGCAGCGCGCTGCCGGATCTGGAGCGGGCACGCGCCGAGCTGGGGCTGCCAGCCTCCAGCGGGGGCGTCACGCTGGCGACCATCGGGCTGCTGCTGCCGGACTTCGCGGACGCCTACGGCCTGGAACTCGTGCGCGGGGTCGAGGAGGAATGCACCGCCCGCGGCCACCACCTGCTGCTGCGCCGCAGCTACGGCGAGCGCCAGGCCGAGGAAGCCGGGGTCGCCGCCCTGCGGCGTGCCGGGGCGGGCGCGCTGATCGTCTTTCCGGTGCACGGCGAGCACTACAACCCGGCGCTGCTGCAGGCGGTGCTGGACGGCTACCCGCTGGTGCTGGTCGACCGCTACCTGCGCGGCATCCCGGCCCCCAGCGTGGTGACCGACAACGTGGCCGCCGCGCAGGAACTGACCGCGCACCTGCTCTCGCTGGGGCACCGCGACGTCGCCTTCGTGTCGCCGCCCATCGAGCACACGACCTCGCTGGAAGACCGCTTCGCCGGCTACGGCGCGGCGCTGGCGGCCGCCGGGCTGGGGCTGCGCCAGGAACTCGTCCTGCACGCGCTGCAGAGCACCCTGCCGCTGCACCTGGAACCCGGCAACGTGCAGGACGACGTGCTGCGGCTGCGGGAGTTCATCGCCCGCGCGCCGGGGGTCACGGCCTTCGTGGTGGCCGAATACAACCTCGCCCTGACCGTGACCCACGTCCTGCGAGGGCTGGGCCTGCAGGTGCCGCAGGACGTGTCGGTGTCCTGTTTCGACGCGGCGGGCAGCCCGCTGGGCGGGCCCGACTTCACGCACATCCGCCAGGGCGAGAACGCCATCGGGCGCCGGGCGGTGGCGCTGGCGCTGGCCCGCCTGGACGGCCAGCCCACGCCGCAGCGCGAGTACGTGCCGTACGCGCTGGTGCCGGGCGCCTCCACGGCCCCGCCCCCCGCCGCCCGCCCCCCGGCCCCCAGCGCCCCCACCCCCGGAGGTTCCCCACCATGA